In one window of Mercurialis annua linkage group LG4, ddMerAnnu1.2, whole genome shotgun sequence DNA:
- the LOC126677941 gene encoding pollen-specific leucine-rich repeat extensin-like protein 3 produces the protein MCPLNMERAIFVLLLLPLLFSLTHSEARKSRDMIKKLKHFDLASLLLQKQTTTYPYVSSPFTLPPYDSLSPIPLPQNTPPFCIYPPQLPSPSSPTSPPPAPPQSLPSPIIYSPSPPWPSFSPPSFEPSPPSGFVPSPIGIVPSPTGFVPSPIGIVPSPTGFVPTPTIFLPPIVYPPPTAPPPPRKASAQALWCVAKPSVPDPIILEAMNYACGSGADCESIQASGSCFAPNTLFAHASYAFNSYWQRTKVAGGTCSFGGTAMLVTVDPSYDGCHFVYN, from the exons ATGTGTCCTTTGAATATGGAGAGAGCCATTTTTGTACTACTACTACTGCCACTGCTATTCTCTCTTACTCATTCTG AAGCAAGAAAATCAAGGGATATGATAAAGAAATTAAAGCACTTTGATTTGGCTTCATTACTTCTTCAGAAACAAACTACCACATACCCTTATGTTAGTTCCCCTTTTACTTTACCACCCTATGATTCATTGTCTCCAATTCCATTGCCCCAAAACACCCCTCCATTTTGCATTTATCCCCCACAATTACCCTCACCAAGCTCACCTACTAGCCCCCCTCCCGCCCCACCACAATCTCTACCTAGTCCAATCATCTACTCTCCAAGCCCACCATGGCCCAGTTTTAGTCCACCTTCTTTTGAGCCCAGCCCACCAAGCGGATTTGTTCCGAGCCCAATTGGGATCGTTCCCTCTCCAACCGGATTTGTTCCGAGCCCAATTGGGATTGTTCCCTCTCCGACCGGATTTGTTCCCACACCAACAATTTTTCTACCGCCGATAGTGTATCCCCCGCCAACGGCACCGCCACCACCAAGAAAAGCCTCAGCTCAAGCTCTTTGGTGTGTTGCGAAGCCATCGGTGCCGGACCCAATAATTCTGGAAGCCATGAACTACGCATGCGGGTCGGGTGCCGATTGTGAGTCAATTCAGGCGAGCGGATCATGCTTCGCGCCCAATACATTATTTGCTCATGCGTCCTACGCTTTTAATAGTTACTGGCAAAGGACTAAAGTGGCCGGTGGAACTTGTTCCTTTGGAGGAACTGCCATGCTTGTTACGGTCGATCCAA GTTATGATGGTTGCCATTTTGTTTACAATTAA
- the LOC126677998 gene encoding damage-control phosphatase At2g17340-like — translation MESESEMVAFPLLVTPIESNYRVATIPYRFPSDNPKKPTPTELQWIDLFLNSIPSFKKRAESDTTVPDAPARALKFAQRYADILEDFKKDPEAHGGPPDCILLCRLREQILRELGFTDIFKKVKDEENAKAISLFEDVVSLNDAIEDGPKRLENLVKGIFAGNIFDLGSAQLAEVFSRDGMSFLASCQNLLPRPWVIDDLDTFKAKWGKKSWKKAVIFVDNSGADIILGILPFARELLRHGTKVVLAANDLPSINDVTYPELIEIIAKLKDENGQLMGVDTSNLLIANSGNDLPVIDLARVSQELAYLSNDADLVIMEGMGRGIETNLYAQFKCDSLKIGMVKHLEVAQFLGGRLYDCVFKYNEVSS, via the exons atggaaaGCGAATCGGAAATGGTAGCGTTTCCATTGCTAGTGACACCCATCGAATCGAATTACCGAGTGGCCACTATTCCTTACAGATTCCCATCTGACAACCCGAAGAAGCCTACTCCCACAGAGCTTCAATGGATCGATCTCTTCCTCAATTCCATCCCTTCATTCAA GAAACGCGCTGAAAGTGACACAACTGTTCCTGATGCTCCTGCTAGAGCTCTCAAATTTGCTCAAAGATACGCTGACATCCTGGAGGATTTCAAGAAAGATCCGGAGGCTCACGGTGGTCCGCCCGATTGCATT CTTCTTTGCAGACTTCGGGAGCAAATTCTACGAGAGCTCGGGTTTACTGACATTTTCAAGAAAGTCAAG GATGAGGAGAATGCAAAGGCTATCTCTCTTTTTGAGGATGTTGTTTCTCTTAATGATGCTATCGAAGATGGCCCCAAACGTCTCGAGAATCTTGTTAAAGGAATCTTTGCTGGCAATATTTTTGACCTTGGTTCTGCACAG CTTGCTGAGGTTTTCTCGAGGGATGGAATGTCCTTTTTGGCTAGTTGTCAGAATCTTCTCCCTCGCCCCTGGGTTATTGACGATCTAGACACTTTCAAAGCGAAGTGGGGCAAGAAATCTTGGAAAAAG GCGGTCATCTTTGTTGATAATTCTGGTGCTGATATTATTTTGGGTATTTTACCCTTTGCTAGGGAGCTACTTCGACATGGAACGAAG GTTGTGTTAGCTGCTAATGACTTGCCCTCTATCAACGATGTCACATACCCGGAACTAATTGAGATTATAGCAAAG CTGAAAGATGAAAATGGACAGCTCATGGGGGTTGATACTTCTAATCTTTTGATTGCCAATTCTGGGAATGATTTGCCA GTTATTGATCTAGCAAGGGTATCTCAAGAGCTAGCTTATTTATCTAATGATGCTGACCTAGTAATAATGGAAGGAATG GGTCGCGGGATAGAAACGAATCTCTATGCTCAGTTTAAATGTGATTCTCTCAAGATTGGAATG GTAAAACATCTAGAGGTTGCTCAATTTCTTGGAGGACGGCTCTACGATTGTGTTTTCAAGTACAACGAAGTTTCAAGTTAA